From one Formosa sediminum genomic stretch:
- a CDS encoding TlpA family protein disulfide reductase produces the protein MKTLIFSFGLILSLMVFNKETAVDYALFSGKIENLEAEELTLIKLNKTFKKKISVASNGVFSDTIRAGSGLYLLTAGKNSVSIYLNNGNDITLTANSKDFNHSLKISGEGSGTTNYLLLKSKTDSQKLEESLFYALDEVEFKNNIKKSTLLLSKALDTLEGVDPAFKALEKRKLNYNYLLELSKYATGKHVYWSKQAYYKPTAEFLSDLDTLDVNNEADFVSINTYKQLVIAHYNDEIKALSKKESIPYMLAKLKVHATIANETIKNELLFTGAEYGLMKATDVEAYYKTFINASTDAANNAKITATYNKLISVNKGKPSPTFTNYEKYSGGTLSLAELKGQYVYIDVWATWCVPCLKEIPDLKRIEKAYHGKNIVFLSISIDESKDHDKWKNMVKTKELGGIQVLADKGGKSKFLDDYFISSIPRFILLDPEGNIVDKKAPRPSDPELLELFNTLEI, from the coding sequence ATGAAAACACTAATATTTAGTTTCGGATTGATTTTAAGCCTCATGGTTTTCAATAAAGAAACAGCAGTAGACTATGCTCTATTTTCAGGAAAGATTGAAAATTTAGAAGCAGAAGAACTCACCTTAATTAAGTTAAACAAAACTTTTAAAAAGAAAATTTCTGTAGCTTCAAACGGTGTTTTTTCAGACACTATAAGAGCGGGATCAGGACTTTATTTGCTAACAGCAGGAAAAAACAGTGTTAGTATTTATTTAAATAACGGAAATGATATTACACTTACAGCCAATTCAAAAGATTTTAATCATTCACTTAAAATTTCAGGAGAAGGTTCGGGAACGACCAATTATCTATTATTAAAAAGTAAAACAGACTCTCAGAAATTAGAGGAGTCCTTATTTTATGCATTAGATGAAGTAGAGTTTAAAAATAACATCAAAAAAAGCACCTTATTACTCTCTAAAGCCTTAGACACTCTAGAGGGCGTAGATCCAGCTTTTAAAGCTTTAGAAAAGCGTAAGCTTAATTACAATTATTTATTAGAGTTATCAAAATACGCAACAGGAAAACACGTGTATTGGTCAAAACAAGCCTATTATAAACCCACAGCAGAATTTTTATCAGATTTAGATACTTTAGATGTCAATAATGAGGCCGATTTTGTATCAATTAATACTTATAAACAATTAGTGATAGCGCATTATAATGATGAAATTAAAGCGTTATCTAAAAAGGAATCAATACCTTATATGCTAGCAAAGCTTAAGGTTCATGCGACTATTGCGAATGAAACCATTAAGAATGAGTTGTTATTTACAGGAGCAGAATATGGATTGATGAAAGCGACAGATGTTGAAGCGTATTATAAAACCTTTATAAATGCATCCACAGATGCAGCGAACAATGCTAAAATTACCGCAACTTATAATAAGTTAATAAGTGTTAACAAAGGTAAACCCTCACCAACCTTCACAAATTACGAAAAGTATTCAGGAGGCACTTTGTCATTAGCGGAACTTAAAGGACAATATGTTTATATAGATGTTTGGGCTACTTGGTGCGTGCCTTGTCTAAAAGAGATACCAGATTTAAAACGTATTGAAAAAGCGTATCATGGAAAGAATATTGTTTTTTTAAGTATCTCCATAGATGAATCAAAAGATCATGATAAGTGGAAAAACATGGTTAAAACAAAAGAGCTAGGCGGGATTCAAGTACTTGCAGATAAGGGCGGGAAGTCTAAATTTTTAGATGACTATTTTATTTCTTCTATTCCGCGTTTTATATTATTAGATCCAGAAGGGAATATCGTAGATAAAAAAGCCCCGAGACCATCAGATCCTGAGTTATTAGAATTATTTAACACATTAGAGATTTAA
- a CDS encoding protein-disulfide reductase DsbD family protein — translation MKHTLFFFACLITWCFNGQVLDPVKWSTSVEKLSDTEYNLITTAKIDSGWHLYSQTVPEGGPIATTFTYDNSEETFTLKGNTIEDVGHTIEDPVFEMEIKFFEGEAKFIQKINVSKPTPTLLGFVEFMVCDDTRCLPPTEIELEFHLEENTASAASASKASDASTGVEKAVKNSSDSASNTGLFSIFFIAFLSGFAALLTPCVFPMIPMTVSFFTKQSKNKAAGIKNAIIYGVSIIVIYVLLGSAVTGIFGASALNALSTNVWFNVIFFVLLVVFAVSFLGAFEIVLPNSWANKVDSQADRGGLVGIFFMALALAIVSFSCTGPIVGTLLVESASKGGIAPIIGMFGFSLAIALPFALFAAFPGWLNSLPKSGGWLNTVKVVLGFLELALAFKFLSNADLVLQLHILEREVFVAIWIAVFGTLAFYLFGKIQLPHDSPLPYISVGRLSLGLIVLSFTIYMIPGLWGAPLNIISAFPPPQEYSESPYGVGFSKLGSGGSASAHGDLPGGAHLLAPHDIIAFDDYDTGLAYAKKVGKPVLLDFTGWACVNCRKMEQNVWPEPAVLNILKNDVVLISLYVDDKRELESDEIVASQLKPGKKLKYIGQKWSEMQTIKYKSNSQPFYVIIDHNEEKLVDPVGYTPDVDTYHAWLEEGVNKF, via the coding sequence ATGAAACACACATTATTTTTTTTCGCATGTCTTATCACTTGGTGTTTTAATGGCCAAGTATTAGACCCGGTAAAGTGGAGTACTTCTGTAGAGAAACTATCCGATACAGAATACAATTTAATCACAACCGCAAAGATAGATTCTGGCTGGCATTTATATTCGCAAACAGTACCAGAAGGGGGTCCAATAGCCACGACGTTTACCTACGATAATTCTGAAGAGACTTTTACTTTAAAAGGGAATACAATAGAAGACGTAGGACATACCATTGAGGATCCTGTGTTTGAGATGGAGATTAAGTTTTTTGAAGGCGAAGCTAAATTTATTCAAAAAATAAACGTTAGCAAACCTACACCAACCCTTTTAGGTTTTGTAGAATTTATGGTTTGCGACGATACGCGTTGTTTACCACCAACCGAAATTGAATTAGAATTTCATTTGGAAGAAAACACAGCTTCAGCAGCCTCAGCAAGTAAAGCGTCAGACGCATCAACAGGAGTAGAAAAGGCCGTGAAAAACTCCTCAGATTCGGCAAGTAATACAGGTCTTTTTTCTATCTTTTTTATAGCCTTTTTATCAGGTTTTGCGGCTTTATTAACGCCATGTGTATTCCCGATGATTCCTATGACGGTAAGCTTCTTTACCAAACAAAGTAAAAATAAAGCAGCTGGAATTAAAAATGCAATTATCTACGGTGTTAGTATCATTGTTATTTATGTTTTATTAGGAAGTGCCGTAACCGGAATTTTTGGGGCAAGTGCATTAAATGCATTGTCAACCAATGTTTGGTTTAACGTAATTTTCTTTGTGTTGTTAGTCGTTTTTGCAGTATCTTTTTTAGGCGCATTCGAAATAGTATTACCAAACTCGTGGGCCAATAAAGTAGACTCTCAAGCCGATCGCGGAGGATTAGTAGGTATTTTCTTTATGGCCTTAGCCTTAGCCATAGTATCTTTTTCATGTACAGGTCCAATTGTGGGAACGCTTTTGGTAGAATCAGCCTCTAAAGGCGGAATAGCACCCATTATCGGGATGTTTGGATTTTCGTTAGCCATAGCATTACCCTTTGCGTTATTTGCAGCCTTTCCAGGCTGGTTAAATTCGTTACCAAAATCGGGAGGGTGGTTAAATACCGTAAAAGTAGTATTAGGCTTTTTAGAATTAGCTTTAGCATTTAAATTTTTATCGAATGCAGATTTAGTGCTTCAACTTCATATTTTAGAGCGCGAAGTGTTTGTAGCAATTTGGATAGCAGTTTTTGGTACTTTAGCCTTTTATTTATTCGGAAAGATCCAATTACCACACGATTCCCCCTTACCATATATATCTGTAGGACGCTTAAGTTTAGGTCTTATAGTGTTGTCATTTACCATTTACATGATTCCCGGACTTTGGGGCGCACCATTAAATATAATTAGCGCATTTCCACCGCCCCAAGAATATAGCGAATCGCCTTATGGAGTAGGCTTCTCAAAATTAGGTTCAGGAGGTAGTGCATCTGCACACGGAGATTTACCAGGTGGGGCCCATTTATTAGCGCCTCACGATATCATTGCATTTGATGATTACGATACCGGATTAGCGTATGCAAAGAAAGTAGGAAAGCCAGTACTGTTAGATTTTACAGGTTGGGCATGTGTAAACTGTAGAAAGATGGAACAAAATGTTTGGCCAGAACCAGCTGTTTTAAATATTTTAAAAAACGATGTGGTTTTAATATCGTTGTATGTAGATGATAAACGGGAACTAGAATCAGACGAGATTGTAGCATCACAATTAAAACCTGGGAAAAAGTTAAAATACATAGGTCAAAAGTGGAGTGAGATGCAAACTATAAAGTACAAATCAAATTCACAACCATTTTACGTAATTATCGACCATAACGAAGAGAAATTAGTCGATCCAGTAGGGTATACACCAGATGTAGACACATATCATGCTTGGTTAGAAGAAGGGGTTAATAAATTTTAA
- a CDS encoding TlpA disulfide reductase family protein: MKKTIFSSVLALSLIGCTNTTPVNYALFTGKIKNLDAKQVTLEKLDQSFKKEIAVENGVFADTIRANSGLYFLSIDKNKSTPIYLDHGSKVNLIADATDFSSSIEVSGKGAETTNYMLYKKKLISEQKGKGMDVYKLEEDDFKAKFKEIAQTLNAKLDTAQGISTEFKTLEKRNLNYEYLNELERYAGGYHRQWAQKRGYKPSKDFLAESEGVDLDNGIDFQFSSAYKEMVNRYYNKQINAMLKDGSLEYGLIGVTVYSKIPNQIIKNELIFKKAEYDLYQTIDFEKFFDLFINASTNAENNAKITKIYKELSKVNPGQPSPKFINYEKHSGGTLSLDDLKGQYIYIDVWATWCVPCIKEIPDLKRIEKAYHDKNITFLSISVDVEKDYDKWKEMVVDKDLGGIQVIADNGFESQFISDYIIKSIPRFILIDPNGVIVTQNAPKPSDPELLELFNTLEI; the protein is encoded by the coding sequence ATGAAAAAAACAATTTTTAGTTCCGTATTAGCACTGAGCCTTATCGGGTGTACCAATACAACTCCGGTAAATTATGCATTATTTACAGGTAAAATTAAAAACCTTGATGCTAAACAAGTGACTCTAGAAAAATTAGATCAATCTTTTAAAAAAGAAATTGCTGTAGAAAACGGTGTGTTTGCAGATACAATCAGAGCTAATTCTGGGCTTTATTTTCTTAGTATAGATAAAAACAAGAGTACTCCTATCTATTTAGATCATGGAAGTAAAGTAAATCTTATTGCAGATGCTACAGATTTTAGTAGTTCTATTGAAGTTTCTGGTAAAGGAGCAGAGACTACCAATTATATGCTTTATAAGAAGAAACTAATTTCGGAGCAAAAAGGAAAGGGTATGGATGTATATAAGTTGGAAGAGGATGACTTTAAAGCTAAATTTAAGGAGATAGCCCAAACTTTAAATGCTAAATTAGACACGGCTCAAGGTATTTCTACAGAATTTAAAACTCTTGAAAAGCGTAACCTTAATTACGAATATTTAAATGAATTAGAACGTTATGCAGGAGGATATCATAGACAATGGGCTCAAAAACGTGGTTATAAACCTTCTAAAGACTTTTTGGCAGAATCAGAAGGTGTTGATTTAGATAATGGTATTGATTTTCAGTTTTCTAGCGCTTACAAAGAAATGGTAAACCGCTATTATAATAAACAAATAAATGCTATGCTTAAAGACGGTTCTCTTGAGTATGGACTAATAGGAGTAACGGTATATTCCAAGATTCCAAATCAAATTATTAAAAACGAACTTATTTTTAAAAAAGCAGAATACGATTTATATCAAACCATAGATTTTGAAAAATTCTTTGACCTTTTTATAAACGCATCAACAAATGCAGAAAATAATGCAAAGATTACTAAAATTTACAAAGAGTTAAGTAAAGTAAATCCAGGACAGCCGTCTCCAAAATTCATAAATTATGAAAAGCATTCAGGAGGCACTTTGTCTTTAGACGACCTTAAAGGACAATATATTTATATAGATGTTTGGGCTACTTGGTGTGTGCCTTGTATAAAGGAAATACCAGATTTAAAACGTATTGAAAAAGCGTATCACGATAAAAATATTACGTTCTTAAGTATCTCTGTTGATGTTGAAAAAGATTATGACAAATGGAAAGAAATGGTGGTAGATAAAGACCTTGGTGGTATTCAAGTAATTGCAGATAACGGCTTTGAATCACAATTCATATCAGATTATATAATCAAATCAATTCCGCGTTTTATATTAATAGATCCAAACGGTGTAATTGTAACACAAAATGCTCCAAAACCATCAGATCCTGAGTTATTAGAATTATTTAATACACTAGAGATTTAA
- a CDS encoding TlpA disulfide reductase family protein: MKNIIIILITTLFLSASENPHYVINGVFKGGEGQEIVLEELSNMRVVKRLGSTQVDSNGKFTFTGDAFGEIKEVRLSIVGTRFKENFILEDTVINVNIITKVVTEKYTKYLFELERGKEDAVYAKLKSNYKERRTVWGGKSNRVVKANEAGELSDEDLEKTRAKLDADFIDETLNILSNYPDSYGTYFYIKNYMLRYDPLPVVEQAFANLSDRIKNSKEATVFKDEVKELKRSFVGGTPENFTIPSLDGGETSLYQYRGKVLLIDFWATWCGPCLKAMPHVGEIYEEFHPQGLEVLGISYDRDESKWRNFLKQNEYVVWDQASSLLEWNCPSAKTFAITMIPETILIDKEGVIVARGLQGEELESKIKELLAK; this comes from the coding sequence ATGAAAAATATAATTATAATTTTAATAACAACATTATTCCTATCTGCTTCAGAAAACCCTCATTATGTAATTAATGGGGTTTTTAAAGGGGGAGAAGGACAAGAAATCGTTTTAGAAGAACTTTCCAATATGCGCGTTGTAAAGCGCCTAGGTTCTACACAAGTAGATTCTAATGGTAAATTTACCTTTACAGGGGATGCTTTTGGAGAAATAAAAGAAGTCAGATTATCTATTGTAGGAACTCGATTTAAAGAAAATTTTATACTAGAAGATACGGTTATTAATGTAAATATTATAACAAAAGTAGTTACAGAGAAATACACCAAATATCTTTTTGAATTAGAACGCGGAAAAGAAGACGCAGTTTATGCTAAGTTAAAGTCTAATTATAAGGAAAGACGAACCGTTTGGGGAGGTAAAAGTAATCGAGTAGTTAAAGCCAATGAAGCGGGAGAACTTAGTGATGAAGACTTAGAAAAAACGCGAGCAAAATTAGATGCAGATTTTATTGATGAAACGCTTAATATTTTAAGCAATTATCCAGATAGTTATGGGACTTATTTTTATATAAAAAATTATATGTTAAGATATGATCCTTTACCTGTAGTAGAGCAAGCCTTTGCAAACTTATCAGATCGTATAAAAAACTCAAAAGAAGCTACCGTTTTTAAAGATGAGGTAAAAGAGTTAAAAAGGTCTTTTGTAGGAGGCACGCCAGAGAACTTTACCATCCCGTCATTAGATGGAGGCGAAACGAGTTTGTATCAATACCGAGGTAAAGTTTTACTTATAGATTTTTGGGCAACCTGGTGTGGTCCATGTCTAAAAGCAATGCCTCATGTAGGAGAGATTTACGAAGAATTTCATCCACAAGGATTGGAGGTTTTAGGAATATCTTACGATAGAGACGAGAGTAAATGGCGTAATTTTTTAAAGCAAAACGAATATGTTGTTTGGGATCAGGCCTCTTCATTACTAGAATGGAATTGCCCATCAGCAAAAACATTTGCCATAACCATGATACCAGAAACGATCTTAATAGACAAAGAAGGAGTCATAGTAGCACGAGGCCTTCAAGGAGAAGAGCTAGAATCAAAAATAAAAGAATTACTAGCCAAGTAA
- a CDS encoding S1C family serine protease — MKQNTNNLVLIKAYILLIFLFFNQLNVNAQQENETYFKVSPLEDSDLKLEDLEHQIQKTYKKVLASTVTINTHATGVLVSSDGYILTAAHVVLGVREEQSSITMSDGTTYKAIHLGLDEKGDYALMKIVDKGTWEYLELGSSSDLGQDEACLMFGHSSGYQADRPALMRIGFYKGTKALGYLKTSCIMMPGDSGGPLVDLNGKVIGVCSHIDRSMEDNFYAPIDPVKANWTKLINGERFNKRGPREPQFPKDNETISPSKTTADFSLEGGKGAIIKAIGKTVKDLHKSVVKIKSLNEDKTEVNTYGTIVSSKGYIVAKASELSKSGLSCEQYNGVISPARLIGIDKSNDLAVLQIQSKDIIAINIPKKTDTRVGTLIGSASFKEDIKYSGVISAPARQILPAAASQGFLGASVTFSNKIFVLYENGAAKLAGLKRGDIIVKFDDTKIESSEDRISFLKTTQVNQKVKVTVLREGAEKEVEVTLLKENEKRIRNRHIGYDLDTSERKYDFTQAFTHDMPIEVNETGTPVVDIKGNVIGINIAKENRTSSFAIPLDVVLQTVKDIK, encoded by the coding sequence ATGAAACAAAACACAAATAATTTAGTTTTAATTAAAGCATATATTCTTCTCATTTTTCTTTTTTTCAATCAGTTAAATGTTAATGCCCAACAAGAGAACGAAACCTATTTTAAAGTATCACCTTTAGAAGATTCAGATTTAAAACTTGAAGATTTAGAGCATCAAATTCAAAAAACATATAAAAAAGTATTGGCCAGTACTGTTACCATAAATACACATGCGACAGGAGTTTTGGTCTCTTCTGACGGCTATATTTTAACAGCAGCTCATGTTGTTTTAGGTGTTAGAGAAGAACAGAGTAGTATAACAATGAGTGACGGCACTACCTATAAGGCTATTCATTTAGGTTTAGATGAGAAAGGGGATTATGCACTTATGAAAATAGTAGATAAAGGGACATGGGAATATCTAGAGTTAGGGTCTTCTTCAGATTTAGGACAAGATGAAGCTTGTTTAATGTTTGGTCATTCTAGCGGATATCAAGCAGATCGACCAGCTTTAATGCGTATAGGATTTTATAAAGGGACCAAGGCATTAGGGTACTTAAAAACAAGTTGTATTATGATGCCAGGTGATTCAGGCGGACCTTTAGTAGATTTAAATGGAAAAGTAATAGGTGTTTGTAGTCATATAGATCGTTCAATGGAGGATAATTTTTACGCGCCAATAGACCCCGTAAAAGCAAATTGGACAAAGTTAATTAACGGAGAAAGGTTTAATAAAAGAGGACCAAGAGAGCCTCAATTTCCTAAAGATAATGAAACGATTTCACCGTCAAAGACCACGGCAGATTTTTCTTTAGAAGGCGGAAAAGGTGCTATAATTAAAGCCATTGGAAAAACGGTAAAAGACCTACACAAATCGGTAGTCAAAATAAAAAGCCTTAATGAAGATAAAACAGAGGTAAACACTTACGGTACTATTGTAAGTTCTAAGGGCTATATAGTAGCGAAAGCTTCAGAGTTAAGTAAATCAGGGTTAAGCTGCGAGCAGTATAATGGCGTAATTAGTCCGGCAAGACTAATTGGGATTGATAAATCTAACGATTTGGCTGTGCTGCAAATCCAATCAAAAGATATAATTGCAATTAATATTCCCAAAAAGACAGATACAAGAGTCGGAACATTAATAGGGTCAGCAAGTTTTAAGGAAGACATTAAGTATTCAGGAGTTATTAGTGCTCCCGCAAGACAGATATTACCAGCGGCAGCTTCTCAAGGTTTTTTAGGAGCATCAGTAACATTTTCAAATAAAATTTTTGTGCTTTATGAAAATGGAGCAGCAAAGTTAGCTGGGTTAAAAAGAGGAGATATCATAGTTAAATTTGATGACACAAAGATAGAAAGTAGTGAAGACCGTATTTCATTTTTAAAAACCACTCAAGTAAATCAAAAGGTAAAGGTAACAGTTTTAAGAGAGGGAGCGGAAAAGGAAGTAGAAGTTACTTTGTTAAAGGAGAACGAAAAGAGAATACGAAATAGACATATTGGTTATGATCTTGATACAAGCGAACGAAAGTATGATTTTACTCAAGCCTTTACTCACGATATGCCTATAGAGGTTAATGAAACAGGAACCCCGGTTGTAGATATAAAAGGAAATGTAATCGGAATAAATATAGCTAAAGAAAATAGAACGAGTTCTTTTGCAATTCCTTTAGATGTTGTTTTACAAACAGTAAAGGATATAAAATAA